CGGCACCTGGCCCTACGGTGGGTTCCCGTGGGCGCGTCTGGGGATGAGTCAGGCCGAGAGTCCGCTGGCGCCGGTCACATCGTGGGTCGGAGTGAGCGGTCTCGGCTTCCTGATGGTGTTCCTGGTCGCGGTGCTCATCGAGACCGTGCGCCTACGGGTGTGGAAGCGCCCGACCGCTCTCATCGCCCCGGTGATCGTCACGGTCGTGCTGCTTCTCACGCCGCTCTTCCCGACCACGGACAGCGGGACGATGCGCATCGCCGCCGTGCAGGGGAACGGGCCCAGCGGGTACTTCGATCAGCGCGAGCCGTACTCGATCGTCCAGGCGCAGACGGATGCGACGGAACCGCTGTACGGCGAGGACGTCGATCTCCTGGTCTGGCCGGAGGGCTCGCTGGACCTCGATCCGTTCCGCTCCGACACGCTCGCGCGGCGGATGTCCCTCGTCGCCACACGGATCGGCGCCCCGTTGCTCGCCAACGCCCCCACCGAGCGGAAGGGCCTGTACTACAACACCTCGATGCTGTGGCAGCAGGACGGCACCGCCGAGCAGATCCACGACAAGCGCCATCCGGTGCCCTTCGGCGAGTATGTGCCGGACCGTCCGGTCTTCAACGCCCTCGCCCCCGATCTGATCGGTCTCATCCAACGGGACTACACGCCAGGATCCAACTCTCCGGTGATCGACGTCGACGGCGTGGCCGTCGGCCTCGCGATCTGCTTCGACGTCATCTACGACGACGTGATCTACGACGGCCTCGCGCAGGGTGCCGAAGTACTGGTCCTGCAGACGAACAACGCGGACTTCCGCGGTACGGACGAGAATCTTCAGCAGCTGGCGTTCGCGCGCATGCGTGCGATGGAGACGGGGCGCAGCGTCGTGAACATCTCGACGGTGGGCACCAGTCAGGTGATCCGCCCGGACGGCTCGACGGTGTCGAGCCTGGATGCAGGAAAGGCCGGAGCGCTGCTCGAGGATGTCGAGCTGCGTTCCGGCCTGACCGCTGGCGTGGTCCTGGGACCGTGGATCCAGCAGCTGCTGCTGTGGGGCGGGATCGGCGTGCTGCTGTTCGGGTGGCTGCGCGCCCGGCGACCTTAGGCGCCGATCTTCTCGCGGGTCGGGTCTTCTCCGGCGCCGCGGCGGGCGCGGATGAAGGCGAGGCGCTCCTCGAGGAGCTCCTCGAGCTCGGCACGGCTGCGACGCTCCAGCAGCATGTCCCAGTGCGTGCGCGCGGCCTTCTCGTCGGTGGCGTCGAGCGTGACGGCCTTGCCGTCGATGCTCAGGCGTGCCTCTGCTCCACAGGCGCGGCACTCCCAGGTCTGCGGCGGCTCCGCGTCCGCCGAGAACATGAGGTTCGTGACATGGGCGCAGGTGTCACAGATGTAGGTGGTTTCACGGCGCTCCATGAAGACGACGCCCTCTTCGCTCTGTAGGCTCTGGGCGCCGAGTCGGATGCCGCGTAGGCTGCGATCTGCCATTGTGTGGTCCTCTCGTCGTGTCAGGTATAACGCTCCAGCCTGTGCGCTTCATCCACAGGAGCGCGTTCTCGGCGCTATTCACAGCGGAGTCCCAGCGCCGAAGGCGGGCCACGGCGTGGCGCGCTCAGCCGCCGATGAGGTCGAGCGCGACGTCTGCGCGATCCGAGACGAGGCCGTCCACCCCCGCGTCGAGAAGCCGGCGCATGTCGGCCGGATCGTTCACCGTCCAGACGTGGACCTCGACACCGTGCCGCCGCGCGGCACGCAGCAGGGCGGGGGTGAGGATGCGAAGACCTCGGTGGCGTTCGGGGATCTGCAGGGCATCGATGTCGCGAAGCACTTGCGCGGGGGAGAGGCGGAGCGCCGAGAGCATCCGCACCGTGGCGATCACGCCGCTGCCCGCGGACGTCGCGGGGGGCAGAGCGGCACCTGCGCGACGCACAGCGGCGACGGTGGCTCGTCGACGCGCATCCGAGAAACTCGTCACGAGCACGCGGTGCGTGTGGTTCGTCAGGATCGGCCCCAGAGCGACCACCGCGGCGTCGGTCTTGACGTCGATGTTGAAACGGGTGGTGGGAAAGGAATCGAGGGCGTCCGCCACGGTGAGCAGCCCGCCGTGCTCCGAGAGGATACGCGCCAGTTCCCGCGTCCGCACGTCACTCACGGCACGAGGATCGCCGGCGAGTCGGAGCAGGGTCGCATCGTGGAAGAGCACGACATCGCCGTCGGAGGAGACCTGACAGTCGGTCTCGATGTACTCCGCCCCTGCGGCATGTGCCGCGGCGAAGGCGGCCGCGGAGTTGTCCCACACACCGGAGTCCTCGCCCGCCGCGGTGATCAGACCGCGGTGGGCGAGGACTCGGGGGTGTCGCGCCTTCTCGAAGTACGGGTGCGTCACGCGCCCGGGTAGTTCGTCGGCGGCTGGCCGGGCTTGGGGGTGAATGCGCTTCCGATGCCCTTGAGCGCCTCGGTGAGCTCGCTCGGGATGATCCAGAGCTTGTTCGACTGACCCTCGCTGATCTTCGGCAGCATCTGCAGGTACTGGTAGGCGAGGAGCTTGTCGTCGGGCTCGCCCTGGTGGATGGCCGTGAAGACGTTCTGGATGGCCTCCGCCTCGCCCTGCGCACGCAGAACGGCGGCCTGCTTGTCGCCCTCGGCGCGCAGGATCTCGGCCTGACGTGCACCCTCGGCTTCGAGGATCGCGGACTGCTTCGTGCCCTCCGCCGTGAGGATCGCGGCACGGCGGTCACGCTCTGCACGCATCTGCTTCTCCATGGAATCCTGGATGGACAACGGCGGGTCGATCGCCTTGAGCTCGACACGGCCGACGCGGATGCCCCACTTGCCGGTCGCCTCGTCGAGCACGACACGGAGCTGGCCGTTGATGTTGTCTCGGCTGGTCAGAGCCTCTTCGAGGTTGAGGCCACCCACGACGTTTCGGAGGGTGGTCGTCGTCAGCTGCTCGACGGCACCGAGGTAGTTGGCGATCTCGTAGGTGGCCGCGCGGGCGTCGGTCACCTGGAAGTAGACCACGGTGTCGATCGAGACGACGAGGTTGTCCTCGGTGATGACCGGCTGAGGCGGGAACGAGACGACCTGCTCGCGCATGTCGATCAGAGGACGCAGGCGATCGATGAACGGCACCAGGATGTTGAGTCCCGGCATGAGTGTCTTGTGATAGCGGCCGAGGCGCTCCACCACACCGGCCGTGGCCTGAGGGATGATGCGGATGGATCGGGCCAGCGTGACCAAGACGAAGATGATCACTGCGATGACGAAGACCCACAGGATCGCGGTGGGGATGAACGAGGCGTCGTTCACGGGGTACTCCTACTCGTTGACGGGGCGGACGGTCGCGGTCGCCCCGTTGATCGCGATGACGACGATCGGGGAACCCTGCGGGATGGGGACGGGGGTGGCGGCGCGTGCGGTCCACGTGTCGCCGTTGCTGAGCTTGACCTGCCCGGAGATCTGAGTGATGTCGTGCAGCGCGAAGCCGCGGAGGTCGAGCAGGGCGTCGACGTTCGATTTCGTCGGATCCTCACCGCGCCGCAGCCGCTTCAGAAGCGGTGGACGGAGAAGAAGGATGAACAGCGCCGCCGCTCCGGCGGCGATGATCACCTGTGCCCAGATCGGCAGTCCGACGAGGTCGGTCACCAGTCCGATGGCGGCGCCGAAGCTCAGCATCAGGAAGGTGAAGTCGAGGGTCAGCATCTCGATCACCAGGAAGACGGCGATGAGGATCAGCCAGCCGATCCATGCCCATTGGTCGATGAACTCGACGGATGTCGCGAAGTTGTCCATTCGGCCTCCTTTGGCGTCAACCTATCATGCGGGTGCGACGCCGACGGGGGCCTCGCGGGCGGTCTTGGTAGTCTGGGAAGGCCGCGTGATCGCGGCGTTTCGCGCATCAAGAGGAGTCACAGTGACCGACGTTCTTCCCGCAGGTTCCCTCGACGGCAAGGTCGCGCTCGTCACGGGCTCGTCCCGCGGCATCGGCGCCGACACCGTTCGGTATCTGGCAGAGGCCGGTGCGGACGTCGTCATCAACTTCCGCAACAAGGCGCCTCGGGCGGAGAAGCTCGCGACCGAACTGCGCGCCCTCGGTCGCCGCGTGCTCGTCGTGGGCGCCGACCTCACGGACCCGTCGTCGGTCGCCGAGATGTTCGACGCCGTCACCGCAGAATTCGGCCGCCTCGACGTGCTGGTGCTCAATGCCTCGGGCGGCATGGAGTCGGGAATGGCGGCCGACTACGCGCTGACCCTGAACCGCGACGCCCAGCTGCGCGTTCTCGACGCGGCGACCCCGTTGCTGGGCGACGGCGCACGCGTGGTGTTCGTCACCAGCCACCAGGCGCACTTCATCCGCACGACGCCCACGATGCCGGAGTACGAGCCCGTCGCTCTCTCCAAGCGTGCGGGCGAGGACGCCCTGAGGGAGCGCATCCCCGCACTCGCAGAGAAGGGGGTGGGCTTCACCGTCGTGTCCGGGGACATGATCGAGGGCACCATCACCGCGACGCTGCTGGAGCGGGCCAACCCCGGCGCGATCGCCGAGCGCCGTGAATCGGCCGGCAAGCTGTACAACGTGTCGGAGTTCGCGGCCGAGGTGGCTCGCGCTGCGATCGACGCCGTGCCCTCGGACAACACCCGTCTCGTCGGAGATGTGAGCGCATTCGCCTCCGAGTGAGCCGAGGACCACGATGAGGGCCCCGTCCGGATCGGGCGGGGCCCTCATCGTGCAGGGGAGGGGTCAGCTCGCGGCGTCGCTCCGGGCAGCCGCGACGTTCTTCGCATCCTTCCCGAGCGTGATCGCGCGGACGATCTGCACGAGACCGAGTGCGACGAGCGAGACCCCCAGCACCAGCCACAGCACGGCTGCGGCGTAGAGCGGCGAGAAGAGCACCACGATTCCGGCGACGATGCTGAGCAGCGCATAGAGCAGCGTCCATACGCGCGAGCCGTCCTGTCCGAGCAACGACAGCGCGACCACACCGTCGACGATCCAGCTGATGCCGATGAAGATCACCACGACGAGCGCGAGGGTCGCGGCGGCCACACCGAGGTTCGCGAAGGCGATCACGCCCGCCACGATGTAGATCAGGCCGAGCACGATGTGCCCGATCCGGGCCCAGCCGCCCTCGATGCGAGAGAAGACGGCCAGACCGATGTAGACGAGACCGGCGACGACGAGATACGACGCGAAGATGCCGGTGACGATGACGGCGGACTTGAGGGGCCATACGAGCAGCACGATGCCGGCCAGGAGGGCGATCACGCCCGAGACCGCGAGGACGATGCGGATGGACTTGACGAGGGAACCGGCTCCTGCGGCGAGCGGATCGGTCATGGGGGGGGATCCTTTCTGAGAATTGCCTGTGCGCGATGGTCACAGGGTATCCCTGTAGAGGACCCCATGGGGGTCGAGTGCCTCGCGACGACGCGGGACGTCGTGTCCCGACATGTCGCGTGACAGTATCTATTCGTGAGCGCCGATGACGATGCACGACTCCGCGAACTCGTCGTCATGCGTCGGGTCCGGGATCGCATCGATCGCGAGTACGCGCTGCCCCTCGACGTCGAGGCGCTGGCGAGAGGTGTGCACATGTCGGCGGGCCATCTCAGCCGCCGCTTCAAGGAGACGTACGGCGAATCACCGTACTCGTATCTGATGACGCGGCGGATCGAGCGCGCCATGGCGCTGCTCAGACGCGGCGACCTCTCGGTGACCGAGGTCTGCGTCGCGGTGGGGGGCTCGTCGCTGGGAACATTCAGCACCAGATTCACCGAGCTGGTCGGTGTCTCACCCCGGGTGTACCGTGAACGCGCCGCCACCCTCGACGGCATCCCGACCGTCCATGCCAAGCACGTCATCAGACCGATCAGGAATCAAGAAGCACCGCGCCCGGAGACCCACCTAACCTGAGCCCATGAACATCAGCATCCACTACGCGTTCCTTCCGCACACGGATGCCGAGGCAGCCCTCGGCTTCTACCGCGACGCCCTCGGATTCGAGGTGCGCAACGACGTCGGCTACGACGGCCTGCGCTGGCTGACCGTCGGCCCGGAGGGGCAGCCCGAGACGTCGATCGTGCTGCATCCGCCCGCCACCGACCCCGGGATCACCGAGGGCGAACGACGGACCATCCTCGAACTGATCGCGAAGGGCAGCTACGGCGCGCTGACCCTCGCGAGCGACGACCTCGATGCCCTGTTCGACCGCCTCGTCGCTCACGGGGCCGATGTCGTGCAGGAGCCGCTCGACCAGCCATACGGTGTGCGGGACTGCGCGTTCCGCGATCCGGCGGGCAATCTTCTCCGTATCAACCAGGCCGGTTGACCCGACCACCGAGCCCACCCCGAGGACGACCATGACCCACGCTGCAGACGGCCACGACCTGATCCGCGTTCAGGGCGCGCGCGAGAACAATCTCAAAGACGTCAGCGTCGAGATCCCGAAGCGCCGCCTCACCGTGTTCACCGGGGTCTCCGGGTCGGGCAAGAGTTCCCTCGTCTTCGACACCATCGCGGCGGAGTCGAGACGGATGATCGACGAGACGTACAGCGCGTTCGTGCAGGGGTTCATGCCCTCGGTGCCCCGACCGGACGTCGACGTCCTCGAAGGGCTCACGACCTCCATCATCGTCGATCAGGAACGGCTCGGCGCGAACCCGCGCTCGACCGTGGGCACGGTCACCGATGCGAACGCGATGCTGCGGATCCTCTTCAGCAAGCTCGGCCGGCCGTACATCGGAGGACCGACCGCATTCTCCTTCAACATCCCGACGCAGAAGGCCAGTGGCGTCATGACGGGGCCGAGCGGGGAGAAGAAGATCGTCAAGGACGCGATCTACCTCGGCGGCATGTGTCCTCGGTGCGAGGGCAGGGGAGCGGTGTCCGACCTCGACCTCGCACAGATCATCGACGAATCGAAGTCGCTCGACGGAGGCGCCATCATGGTCCCCGGCTACACGGCCGACGGATGGATGGTGAAGGGCTTCTCCGGTTCGGGGTTCTACCCGCCCGACATGCCGATCGCCGAGTTCACCGACAAGCAGAAGCATCTGCTGCTCTACGGCGCGGTCACGAAGGTCAAGATCTCGGGCATCAACATGACGTACGAAGGGCTGATCCCGAAGATCACCAAGTCGATGCTCTCGAAGGACCTCGATGCGCTGCAACCGCACATCCGTGCGTTCGTCCAGCGCGTCGCGACCTTCGCCACCTGCCCCGAGTGCGAGGGCACGCGCCTCACCGAAGGCGCGCGATCCTCGAAGATCGAGGGCATCAGCATCGCGGACGCCTGTCGGATGCAGGTGACCGATCTCGCCGCATGGGTGCGGAACCTGGAGCTGCCCGAAGCCGCACCGCTCCTCGAGGCTCTGCGCGCGAACCTCGAGGCCTTCGTGACGCTCGGGCTCGGGTATCTGAGTCTGGATCGTCCCTCCGGGACGCTGTCCGGGGGAGAGGCGCAGCGCATCAAGATGCTCCGTCACCTCGGCTCCTCTCTCACCGATGTCACCTATGTCTTCGACGAGCCGACCATCGGACTGCATCCGCACGACATCGAGCGCATGAACTCCCTGCTCCTGCGCCTGCGCGACAAGGGCAACACGGTCCTCGTCGTCGAGCACAAACCGGAGACCATCGCGATCGGCGATCACGTGGTCGATCTCGGACCGGGTGCGGGCAGCGCCGGTGGCGAGATCTGCTTCCAAGGCACGGTCGAGGGGCTCAGATCGAGCGGGACGCGCACCGGGATCCATCTGGACGACCGCTCCACGCTCAAGACGTCGGTCCGCGACGCCACGGGAACCATCGAGGTGCGGGGGGCGACGGCCAACAACCTCCAGGACGTCGATGTCGACATCCCTACCGGCATCCTCACGGTCGTCACCGGCGTGGCGGGCTCTGGAAAGAGCTCGTTGATTCACGGCTCGGTCTCGAGACGCGACGGCGTCGTCTCGATCGATCAGAGTGCGATCAAGGGGTCTCGGCGCAGCAACCCGGCCACCTATACGGGGTTGCTCGAGCCGATCCGCAAGGCATTCGCGAAGGCCAACGGAGTGAAGCCCGCACTGTTCAGCGCGAATTCCGAAGGCGCGTGTCCGACCTGCAAGGGAGCCGGGGTGGTCATCACCGAACTCGGGTTCATGGACACGATCGAGACGCCGTGCGAGGACTGTGGCGGCAAGCGTTTCCAGGCGTCGGTCCTGGAATACACCCTGGCGGGGAAGGACATCACCGAAGTGCTGGACCTCCCGGTGTCCGAGGCCAAGGCGTTCTTCTCCGACGGGGAGGCGAGGATTCCCGCCGCTGTGGCGATACTCGGCCGACTCGACGACGTCGGGCTCGGCTACCTGTCGCTCGGACAGCCGTTGTCGACCCTGTCGGGAGGGGAGCGTCAGCGCATCAAGCTGGCGATCCAGATGGGGGAGAAGGGTGACACCTACGTGCTCGACGAGCCGACCACCGGGCTGCACCTGGCCGACGTCCGGAACATCCTCGGACTCCTCGATCGTCTCGTGGAGTCGGGGAAGACGGTGATCGTGATCGAGCACCACCAGGCGGTGATGGCGCACGCCGACTGGATCATCGACATCGGTCCCGGTGCAGGGCACGACGGCGGACGCGTGGTGTTCGAAGGCCGTCCGGAAGACCTGGTCGCGGCGAGATCCACAGTGACCGGCGAACATCTGGCCGCATACGTCGGGCGGTGAGGGCTCTGCAGTCCGGGGTCAGTCCTTGCGCGCGACGATCGTGAAAGTGCACGGGATCAGGTCGCGCTCGGCCTCCGGCCAGGCGTAGCCCCGCGGAACCTTCACCATGCGCGGGCTGAAACGCCAGGGGAGCGTACGCCCTCGTCGAAGTGCAGAAGGCGAAGGCCGGCGCGGAGGAGTGCTCCGGTCTGGTGCAAGTACTTCATTACGGCGAGCACTATTCGTCAGTGCGCAGTTGCGGTGTGACTGCGGCTTTCCTCGATAGACGAATCAGCGCGACGGGATTCGACGTTGTGGAGAGGGTGGCTCTGCCGACCGTCGTCCCTAGCCGATCCATTCGA
The sequence above is a segment of the Microbacterium sp. Root553 genome. Coding sequences within it:
- the lnt gene encoding apolipoprotein N-acyltransferase, whose product is MTDLPARQRPLLPLSLALPAAAAAALLMDLSYPDVAVWALAFPATALLLVALIGRRAGGALLVGAVYGILFFALLVSWTSRYLGPIPWGALSVLEGMLTALALILITLAYRWIPRVSSHPAVRLLMLPAVVAALWVGRELFVGTWPYGGFPWARLGMSQAESPLAPVTSWVGVSGLGFLMVFLVAVLIETVRLRVWKRPTALIAPVIVTVVLLLTPLFPTTDSGTMRIAAVQGNGPSGYFDQREPYSIVQAQTDATEPLYGEDVDLLVWPEGSLDLDPFRSDTLARRMSLVATRIGAPLLANAPTERKGLYYNTSMLWQQDGTAEQIHDKRHPVPFGEYVPDRPVFNALAPDLIGLIQRDYTPGSNSPVIDVDGVAVGLAICFDVIYDDVIYDGLAQGAEVLVLQTNNADFRGTDENLQQLAFARMRAMETGRSVVNISTVGTSQVIRPDGSTVSSLDAGKAGALLEDVELRSGLTAGVVLGPWIQQLLLWGGIGVLLFGWLRARRP
- a CDS encoding RNA polymerase-binding protein RbpA, with amino-acid sequence MADRSLRGIRLGAQSLQSEEGVVFMERRETTYICDTCAHVTNLMFSADAEPPQTWECRACGAEARLSIDGKAVTLDATDEKAARTHWDMLLERRSRAELEELLEERLAFIRARRGAGEDPTREKIGA
- a CDS encoding glycerophosphodiester phosphodiesterase family protein, with translation MTHPYFEKARHPRVLAHRGLITAAGEDSGVWDNSAAAFAAAHAAGAEYIETDCQVSSDGDVVLFHDATLLRLAGDPRAVSDVRTRELARILSEHGGLLTVADALDSFPTTRFNIDVKTDAAVVALGPILTNHTHRVLVTSFSDARRRATVAAVRRAGAALPPATSAGSGVIATVRMLSALRLSPAQVLRDIDALQIPERHRGLRILTPALLRAARRHGVEVHVWTVNDPADMRRLLDAGVDGLVSDRADVALDLIGG
- a CDS encoding SPFH domain-containing protein: MNDASFIPTAILWVFVIAVIIFVLVTLARSIRIIPQATAGVVERLGRYHKTLMPGLNILVPFIDRLRPLIDMREQVVSFPPQPVITEDNLVVSIDTVVYFQVTDARAATYEIANYLGAVEQLTTTTLRNVVGGLNLEEALTSRDNINGQLRVVLDEATGKWGIRVGRVELKAIDPPLSIQDSMEKQMRAERDRRAAILTAEGTKQSAILEAEGARQAEILRAEGDKQAAVLRAQGEAEAIQNVFTAIHQGEPDDKLLAYQYLQMLPKISEGQSNKLWIIPSELTEALKGIGSAFTPKPGQPPTNYPGA
- a CDS encoding NfeD family protein — its product is MDNFATSVEFIDQWAWIGWLILIAVFLVIEMLTLDFTFLMLSFGAAIGLVTDLVGLPIWAQVIIAAGAAALFILLLRPPLLKRLRRGEDPTKSNVDALLDLRGFALHDITQISGQVKLSNGDTWTARAATPVPIPQGSPIVVIAINGATATVRPVNE
- a CDS encoding SDR family oxidoreductase, with product MTDVLPAGSLDGKVALVTGSSRGIGADTVRYLAEAGADVVINFRNKAPRAEKLATELRALGRRVLVVGADLTDPSSVAEMFDAVTAEFGRLDVLVLNASGGMESGMAADYALTLNRDAQLRVLDAATPLLGDGARVVFVTSHQAHFIRTTPTMPEYEPVALSKRAGEDALRERIPALAEKGVGFTVVSGDMIEGTITATLLERANPGAIAERRESAGKLYNVSEFAAEVARAAIDAVPSDNTRLVGDVSAFASE
- a CDS encoding HdeD family acid-resistance protein; the encoded protein is MTDPLAAGAGSLVKSIRIVLAVSGVIALLAGIVLLVWPLKSAVIVTGIFASYLVVAGLVYIGLAVFSRIEGGWARIGHIVLGLIYIVAGVIAFANLGVAAATLALVVVIFIGISWIVDGVVALSLLGQDGSRVWTLLYALLSIVAGIVVLFSPLYAAAVLWLVLGVSLVALGLVQIVRAITLGKDAKNVAAARSDAAS
- a CDS encoding helix-turn-helix transcriptional regulator, which translates into the protein MRRVRDRIDREYALPLDVEALARGVHMSAGHLSRRFKETYGESPYSYLMTRRIERAMALLRRGDLSVTEVCVAVGGSSLGTFSTRFTELVGVSPRVYRERAATLDGIPTVHAKHVIRPIRNQEAPRPETHLT
- a CDS encoding VOC family protein, which codes for MNISIHYAFLPHTDAEAALGFYRDALGFEVRNDVGYDGLRWLTVGPEGQPETSIVLHPPATDPGITEGERRTILELIAKGSYGALTLASDDLDALFDRLVAHGADVVQEPLDQPYGVRDCAFRDPAGNLLRINQAG
- a CDS encoding ATP-binding cassette domain-containing protein, whose amino-acid sequence is MTHAADGHDLIRVQGARENNLKDVSVEIPKRRLTVFTGVSGSGKSSLVFDTIAAESRRMIDETYSAFVQGFMPSVPRPDVDVLEGLTTSIIVDQERLGANPRSTVGTVTDANAMLRILFSKLGRPYIGGPTAFSFNIPTQKASGVMTGPSGEKKIVKDAIYLGGMCPRCEGRGAVSDLDLAQIIDESKSLDGGAIMVPGYTADGWMVKGFSGSGFYPPDMPIAEFTDKQKHLLLYGAVTKVKISGINMTYEGLIPKITKSMLSKDLDALQPHIRAFVQRVATFATCPECEGTRLTEGARSSKIEGISIADACRMQVTDLAAWVRNLELPEAAPLLEALRANLEAFVTLGLGYLSLDRPSGTLSGGEAQRIKMLRHLGSSLTDVTYVFDEPTIGLHPHDIERMNSLLLRLRDKGNTVLVVEHKPETIAIGDHVVDLGPGAGSAGGEICFQGTVEGLRSSGTRTGIHLDDRSTLKTSVRDATGTIEVRGATANNLQDVDVDIPTGILTVVTGVAGSGKSSLIHGSVSRRDGVVSIDQSAIKGSRRSNPATYTGLLEPIRKAFAKANGVKPALFSANSEGACPTCKGAGVVITELGFMDTIETPCEDCGGKRFQASVLEYTLAGKDITEVLDLPVSEAKAFFSDGEARIPAAVAILGRLDDVGLGYLSLGQPLSTLSGGERQRIKLAIQMGEKGDTYVLDEPTTGLHLADVRNILGLLDRLVESGKTVIVIEHHQAVMAHADWIIDIGPGAGHDGGRVVFEGRPEDLVAARSTVTGEHLAAYVGR